Proteins from one Hoplias malabaricus isolate fHopMal1 chromosome 2, fHopMal1.hap1, whole genome shotgun sequence genomic window:
- the LOC136674293 gene encoding hypermethylated in cancer 2 protein-like, protein MELANESARNISHGFTLLRELNLQRGMGQFCDCILQLRIHPGKLFLAHKSVLAAFSPVLASLLPRHGALVELNFPYLTPETLDIILNYIYTGTLPPQSQEESVLSAAFHLQLEQLQQALKWRRKALAEITHTVQDKLNRKRRFVEGQSLDGTPLASPSYYPYGSDPLVSSSPSCEVVPVICHVRTAGTNKFPTQTCCQDRRAIFDIEHTGNVSDKNKHAKDVAHPGYLQTSHGLDNSSLLEQLFEPAEPKQDKLLAILTESSLNDLTGVVAKVGNQFSSPCKSRVFHSTLQEDTNETIPVQNPSTDNKDQCVHINHIICKDLSSETSSQNSNQSCAQFNRCDSNGDSRCVSDVDSIRSFNPYDSRKDEHLAEILSDTFNNKNSYSTNGNILADRSHICGRFASENCHDSHVPSCLEGSSSPDMNKTTCEKNHSGSKVWHEIRHQAKKSMFEGRPLEILTSEKVVGEDPQRSNEFSKARNEYVSDYHGELRYQCLLERRQSRVDSSDSDSDRAFPVSNVKAKDSSSVLETIDISEISLSTQPSSKSSGKRSTTHPFQCSMCERAFSQRGSLNRHMRSHLGVRPYSCPQCSMSFSRQYRVTEHMRVHQRSYVGPSEGHQRTATTGRDV, encoded by the exons ATGGAG CTGGCAAATGAGTCTGCCAGAAACATAAGCCACGGCTTCACTTTGCTGAGAGAGCTAAACCTGCAGAGAGGAATGGGTCAGTTCTGTGACTGTATCCTACAGCTTCGAATCCACCCTGGGAAGCTCTTCTTGGCTCATAAAAGTGTTTTGGCAGCATTCAGCCCGGTCCTCGCTTCGCTTCTTCCACGCCATGGTGCCCTCGTGGAATTAAACTTTCCCTACCTCACTCCTGAAACGCTGGACATTATCCTGAACTACATTTACACAGGTACACTGCCCCCTCAGAGCCAAGAGGAGTCTGTTCTCTCTGCTGCCTTCCATCTGcagctggagcagctgcagcagGCGCTTAAGTGGAGGAGGAAAGCACTGGCTGAGATAACACACACCG TTCAGGATAAACTCAACAGGAAGAGGAGATTTGTAGAGGGGCAATCTCTAGATGGGACCCCTCTGGCTTCTCCATCCTATTACCCATATGGCTCTGACCCACTGGTGTCGTCCTCTCCAAGCTGTGAAGTTGTCCCAGTCATATGCCATGTCAGGACAGCAGGAACCAACAAATTTCCAACACAAACCTGCTGTCAGGATCGGAGAGCCATCTTCGATATCGAGCACACTGGAAATGTCTccgataaaaacaaacatgccaAAGACGTAGCTCATCCTGGATACCTTCAAACCTCCCACGGGCTTGATAACAGCTCTTTGCTGGAACAGTTGTTTGAGCCAGCAGAGCCAAAACAAGACAAGCTTCTGGCCATTCTGACGGAGAGTTCTCTGAATGACCTGACTGGAGTTGTTGCTAAGGTTGGCAACCAGTTCAGTAGCCCTTGCAAAAGTAGAGTGTTTCATTCTACACTGCAAGAAGACACCAATGAGACTATTCCAGTTCAGAATCCAAGTACTGATAATAAAGATCAGTGTGTGCATATCAATCATATCATCTGTAAAGATTTGTCTTCTGAAACTAGTAGTCAAAACAGCAACCAAAGTTGTGCTCAGTTCAACAGATGTGATAGCAACGGGGACAGTAGATGTGTTTCTGACGTAGACAGCATCCGGTCCTTTAATCCTTATGATTCGAGAAAAGACGAGCACCTTGCAGAAATTCTCTCTGACACTTTTAACAATAAGAATTCGTACAGTACCAATGGCAACATCCTTGCAGATAGGTCCCATATTTGTGGTCGGTTTGCTTCAGAAAACTGCCATGATAGTCACGTGCCTTCATGTTTGGAAGGTTCTAGCAGTCCTGATATGAACAAAACGACATGTGAAAAAAATCATTCAGGGTCCAAAGTATGGCACGAAATCAGACATCAGGCAAAAAAATCCATGTTTGAGGGAAGGCCACTGGAAATATTAACATCTGAGAAGGTTGTCGGTGAAGACCCCCAAAGATCAAATGAATTTTCCAAAGCAAGGAATGAATATGTAAGCGACTATCACGGAGAGTTGCGCTACCAATGTCTCCTGGAGCGCCGTCAATCGAGGGTAGATTCAAGTGACTCAGACAGTGACAGAGCATTTCCAGTCTCTAACGTCAAGGCCAAAGACAGCTCTTCAGTGTTGGAGACTATAGATATTTCAGAAATATCACTCTCAACCCAACCGTCATCCAAGTCTTCCGGAAAACGCTCAACAACACATCCATTCCAGTGTTCCATGTGTGAACGTGCCTTCAGCCAGCGTGGTTCTCTGAATAGACACATGCGTTCCCACTTGGGCGTGCGACCCTACTCCTGTCCCCAGTGCTCTATGTCCTTTTCTAGACAGTACAGGGTCACGGAGCACATGCGTGTGCACCAGAGAAGTTACGTAGGCCCGTCAGAAGGCCACCAGAGGACTGCAACTACAGGGAGGGATGTCTGA
- the LOC136686284 gene encoding membrane-spanning 4-domains subfamily A member 4D-like, translating into MDTAEIECNVPEVDATTQTNTGGIKPLHRFLRAEPKVVGVVMMFMGFCLFIFGIPLKTASESSSAYLYSSFWLGILYCTCGIFYTLAERSPSKKIVTVSLALSIISILGTVVAGFDFFRSMMNPRMSQLYNDPDSLHTNNSELGSHVLQHYAAIYNLEVVFLSQSLIGFIILIVMSVFARLGLHSTRTQAVVVMHNLPSAK; encoded by the exons ATGGATACTGCTGAGATAGAGTGTAATGTGCCAGAAGTGgacgctacaacacagacgaACACCGGCGGCATTAAACCACTGCACCGCTTCCTCAGAGCAGAGCCCAAAGTTGTCGGG GTTGTGATGATGTTTATGGGCTTTTGCCTGTTCATATTTGGAATCCCTCTGAAAACAGCCTCGGAAAGTAGCTCTGCCTACCTGTACAGTTCCTTTTGGCTGGGTATCCTG TACTGTACTTGTGGTATTTTCTACACACTGGCAGAACGCTCACCCTCCAAAAAGATT GTCACAGTTAGTCTTGCACTCAGTATCATCTCGATACTCGGGACTGTAGTCGCTGGATTTGATTTCTTCAGATCTATGATGAATCCACGCATGTCCCAACTATACAATGACCCTGATAGTCTACACACAAACAATTCAGAACTGGGTAGTCATGTGCTACAACATTAT GCGGCAATCTACAACCTGGAAGTGGTGTTCTTGTCCCAAAGCTTGATTGGATTTATAATCCTCATCGTTATGTCTGTATTCGCAAGGCTGGGGCTACACTCCACACGGACACAG GCAGTTGTAGTGATGCACAACCTACCTTCGGCAAAGTGA